The Corynebacterium vitaeruminis DSM 20294 genome window below encodes:
- a CDS encoding 1,4-dihydroxy-2-naphthoyl-CoA synthase, protein MSYSTDNPFKPELWKPVPGFEDLTDITYHRLRGDTRADGIVRIAFDRPEVRNAFRPHTVDELYRALDHARRTPDVGTVLLTGNGPSVKDGGWAFCSGGDQRIRGRSGYRYAIEHARDDATADASTVDEARTKVEGGRLHILEVQRLIRTMPKVVIAVVNGWAAGGGHSLHVVCDMTIASRQEARFKQTDADVGSFDAGYGSAYLAKMVGQKYAREIFFLGRTYDAQRMYEMGAVNEVVDHADLEDAAIQMGREINGKSPTAQRMLKFAFNLTDDGLMGQQVFAGEATRLAYMTDEAVEGKNSFLEKRDPDWSEFPYYY, encoded by the coding sequence ATGAGCTATAGCACCGACAACCCGTTCAAGCCCGAGCTATGGAAGCCCGTCCCGGGCTTCGAGGATCTCACCGACATCACCTACCACCGCCTGCGCGGCGATACCCGCGCCGACGGCATCGTGCGCATCGCCTTCGACCGCCCCGAGGTCCGCAACGCCTTCCGCCCGCACACCGTCGACGAGCTCTACCGCGCCCTCGACCACGCCCGCCGCACCCCGGACGTGGGCACGGTGCTGCTCACCGGCAACGGCCCGTCCGTCAAGGACGGCGGCTGGGCGTTTTGCTCCGGCGGCGACCAGCGCATCCGCGGACGCTCCGGCTACCGGTACGCCATCGAGCACGCCCGCGACGACGCCACCGCGGACGCCTCCACCGTCGACGAGGCGCGCACCAAGGTCGAGGGCGGGCGCCTGCACATCCTCGAGGTCCAGCGCCTCATCCGCACCATGCCCAAGGTCGTCATCGCCGTGGTTAACGGCTGGGCCGCCGGCGGCGGGCACTCCCTTCATGTTGTGTGCGATATGACCATCGCCTCGCGTCAGGAGGCTCGCTTCAAGCAGACCGACGCCGACGTCGGCTCCTTCGACGCGGGCTACGGCTCCGCGTACCTGGCGAAGATGGTGGGCCAGAAGTACGCCCGCGAGATCTTCTTCCTAGGCCGCACCTACGACGCCCAGCGCATGTACGAGATGGGCGCGGTCAACGAGGTCGTCGACCACGCCGACCTCGAGGACGCCGCCATCCAGATGGGCCGCGAAATCAACGGCAAGTCCCCCACCGCCCAGCGCATGCTCAAGTTCGCCTTCAACCTGACCGACGACGGCCTCATGGGCCAGCAGGTCTTTGCGGGCGAGGCCACCCGCCTGGCATACATGACCGACGAGGCCGTCGAGGGCAAGAACTCCTTCCTCGAGAAGCGCGACCCGGACTGGTCCGAGTTCCCCTACTACTACTAG
- a CDS encoding ABC transporter ATP-binding protein, with translation MTTHTTTGPWAVEAREAQARTLTPLTFRIPRGQIAGLIGPSGAGKSTLMRMIVGTQAKTVGSLSVLGLPAGSPALRSRVGYATQQASVYGDLTVKENFAYCAGLLKQPKARVAKIIEKVDLQDKINTIVNNLSGGQRSRVSLGMALVGDPELLVLDEPTVGLDPVLRIQLWAMFNELKEEGKTLIISSHVLDEAEHCDDLLLIREGTIYATTPAAMKQETHTATIEEAFLELMK, from the coding sequence ATGACGACGCACACAACTACCGGGCCGTGGGCGGTCGAGGCGCGGGAGGCGCAGGCGCGCACGCTCACGCCGCTCACCTTCCGCATTCCCCGGGGCCAGATCGCGGGACTCATCGGCCCTTCGGGCGCGGGCAAGTCCACCCTCATGCGCATGATAGTGGGCACGCAGGCGAAGACCGTTGGATCGCTTTCCGTGCTGGGGCTGCCCGCGGGTTCCCCCGCACTGCGCTCCCGGGTCGGCTACGCCACCCAGCAGGCGAGCGTGTACGGCGACCTCACGGTGAAGGAGAACTTCGCCTACTGCGCGGGGCTGCTCAAGCAGCCGAAGGCACGGGTGGCGAAGATCATCGAAAAGGTCGACTTGCAGGACAAAATCAATACTATTGTCAACAATCTAAGTGGTGGCCAGCGCTCGCGGGTGAGCCTCGGCATGGCGCTCGTGGGCGACCCGGAGCTTCTCGTGCTCGACGAGCCGACCGTGGGCCTCGACCCAGTTCTCCGCATTCAATTGTGGGCAATGTTCAACGAGCTCAAGGAGGAGGGCAAGACGCTCATCATCTCCAGCCACGTCCTCGACGAGGCCGAGCACTGCGACGACCTGCTACTCATCCGCGAGGGCACCATCTACGCCACGACCCCTGCGGCCATGAAGCAGGAAACCCACACCGCCACCATCGAGGAAGCCTTCCTGGAGCTGATGAAATGA
- a CDS encoding cutinase family protein, translating into MRRLVIVSLLGSLTVAAPAQAQEVCPAVEVITAAGSGDANPADDPNDPMGFTTGTNHARIMEERFEGVRSWQLPYSGSVGIIGSNDKVGLAEIPNYAESEADGVARLDAHVKEVRSACPDAAFVLTGFSQGAQVVGDVLAGLSPENASRVLSAYLLSDPRRGHNDGAQLIETNWGPIPPETAGFAGPRAEGTFARYGGAVRSICSHEDPVCDTPTDGLLAAAGQWAMQADGSAYHVTPVVAFDSMLKDGSFVAAVAPVAPALVRALGAGDVAGVGDGLRQAAATPWLSEAQRNTMTLTAHEVEDLLGYLAGRGYAQVAPVAGTGSTDLDAVLALAQLASAPEVADSVPQALHMFDRHFNYRGETLNFTTIDGVRVDDWLVASMSEDIAAHLGRPEARVAAVPAGQRLGPGQFVGRALWEVANRVLGARHPLSRALWAYFEL; encoded by the coding sequence GTGCGTCGGCTGGTCATCGTCTCGCTTCTCGGCTCGCTTACGGTGGCGGCACCGGCGCAGGCGCAGGAGGTGTGCCCGGCGGTCGAGGTGATCACGGCGGCGGGCTCCGGCGATGCCAACCCGGCCGATGACCCGAACGACCCGATGGGGTTCACCACGGGCACCAACCACGCGCGGATCATGGAGGAGCGCTTTGAGGGGGTGCGCTCGTGGCAGCTGCCCTACTCGGGTTCGGTGGGGATCATCGGGTCGAACGACAAGGTGGGCTTGGCTGAGATCCCCAACTACGCCGAATCCGAGGCCGACGGGGTGGCGCGGCTCGACGCCCACGTGAAGGAGGTGCGGTCCGCGTGCCCGGACGCGGCGTTCGTGCTCACGGGGTTCTCCCAGGGCGCGCAGGTGGTTGGCGACGTGCTGGCGGGGCTGTCGCCGGAAAACGCGTCGCGGGTGCTGTCGGCGTACCTGCTGTCGGATCCTCGGCGCGGACATAATGATGGCGCGCAATTAATCGAGACCAATTGGGGTCCGATCCCGCCGGAGACCGCCGGGTTTGCCGGGCCGCGCGCGGAAGGTACCTTCGCCCGCTACGGCGGTGCGGTGCGCAGCATCTGCAGCCACGAGGACCCGGTGTGCGACACCCCGACCGACGGTCTGCTCGCGGCGGCGGGGCAGTGGGCGATGCAGGCCGACGGCTCGGCCTACCACGTGACCCCGGTGGTGGCCTTCGACTCGATGCTCAAGGACGGCAGCTTCGTGGCGGCGGTGGCGCCCGTGGCCCCGGCGCTGGTGCGCGCGCTCGGCGCGGGCGATGTGGCCGGGGTAGGGGACGGGTTGCGCCAGGCGGCGGCGACCCCGTGGCTGAGCGAGGCGCAGCGCAACACGATGACGCTGACCGCCCACGAGGTAGAGGACCTGCTCGGCTACCTCGCAGGCCGCGGGTACGCCCAGGTGGCGCCCGTCGCAGGGACAGGAAGCACGGACCTCGACGCCGTCCTGGCCCTCGCGCAGCTCGCGAGCGCGCCCGAGGTGGCGGACTCCGTCCCGCAGGCGTTGCACATGTTCGATCGCCACTTCAACTACCGCGGCGAGACCCTGAACTTCACCACGATCGACGGGGTGCGCGTGGACGATTGGTTGGTGGCCAGCATGTCGGAGGACATCGCCGCCCATCTGGGGCGTCCCGAGGCGCGCGTGGCCGCCGTCCCCGCCGGGCAGCGGCTGGGGCCGGGGCAGTTCGTGGGGCGCGCGCTGTGGGAGGTGGCCAACCGGGTGCTCGGCGCCCGGCACCCGCTCTCGCGGGCGCTGTGGGCGTACTTCGAGCTCTAG
- the menE gene encoding o-succinylbenzoate--CoA ligase encodes MHKLEPHVVDPSNLAPTLDVLEEAIAGQRAIAPLPIDDPGRAQLLRRSLRVGEEIEPEVALVVATSGSTGTPKGAMLTPLNLVSSADATHQFLGGEGAWLLAMPPHHIAGIQVLVRSLIAGIDPASVDVRGGFHVPTFATAAARLAEEADRRYTSLTPMQLLKAMDTLVGIEALRLFDAILVGGAPLRADDRRAARELGIRVVSTYGSSETSGGCVYDGRPIPGARVRIVDERIHLGGPMIARGYRNVPSDAFRDGWFVTSDTGYLDGGVLTVTGRLDTIIDSGGLKIHPEVLERRMTDLPSVKAACVVGVPDTRLGQAICAVYVGTAQPTDIIEALDDLPRWQLPKQILRVDSLPLTGPGKVDRRAVISLFDAT; translated from the coding sequence GTGCACAAGCTGGAGCCTCACGTCGTCGACCCATCGAACCTCGCGCCCACTCTCGACGTCCTCGAAGAAGCCATCGCTGGCCAGCGCGCCATCGCCCCGCTGCCGATCGACGATCCCGGCCGCGCCCAGCTGCTGAGGCGTAGCCTGCGCGTCGGCGAGGAGATCGAACCCGAGGTCGCGCTCGTCGTGGCCACCTCCGGCTCGACCGGCACGCCGAAGGGCGCCATGCTCACCCCGCTCAACCTAGTCTCCAGCGCGGACGCCACCCACCAGTTCCTAGGCGGCGAGGGCGCGTGGCTTTTGGCAATGCCGCCGCACCACATCGCGGGCATCCAGGTGCTCGTGCGCTCGCTCATCGCGGGCATCGACCCGGCGAGCGTCGACGTCCGCGGCGGCTTCCACGTACCCACCTTCGCCACCGCCGCCGCGCGCCTAGCCGAGGAGGCCGATCGCCGCTACACCTCGCTCACGCCGATGCAGCTGCTCAAGGCGATGGACACCCTCGTCGGCATCGAGGCGCTGCGGCTGTTCGACGCCATCTTGGTTGGCGGCGCACCCCTGCGCGCCGACGATCGCCGCGCCGCCCGCGAGCTGGGCATCCGCGTGGTGAGCACCTACGGTTCCTCGGAGACCTCCGGCGGCTGCGTCTACGACGGCCGACCCATCCCCGGCGCCCGCGTGCGCATCGTCGACGAGCGCATCCACCTGGGCGGCCCCATGATCGCGCGCGGCTACCGCAACGTGCCAAGCGACGCCTTCCGCGACGGCTGGTTTGTCACCAGCGACACCGGCTACCTCGACGGCGGCGTGCTCACGGTCACCGGCCGGCTGGACACGATCATCGACTCCGGCGGGCTCAAGATCCACCCCGAGGTGCTCGAGCGCCGCATGACCGACCTCCCGAGCGTCAAGGCCGCGTGCGTGGTCGGCGTGCCCGACACGCGCCTCGGCCAGGCGATCTGCGCGGTCTACGTGGGCACGGCGCAGCCTACCGACATCATCGAGGCCCTCGACGACCTGCCGCGCTGGCAGCTGCCGAAGCAGATCCTGCGCGTCGATTCGCTCCCGCTCACCGGCCCTGGCAAGGTCGATCGCCGCGCGGTGATTTCGCTTTTCGACGCCACATAG
- a CDS encoding ABC transporter permease — protein sequence MSTATLIIARRVLQQIRRDRRTLALLVILPATLMSLLAWIYSDTQMFDRIAPSLFALFPFTVMFLVTSVATLRERTSGTLERTLSMPVHRIDFIGGYSLAFAVLSIVQTIVSATVVLWLLGLAIEGSLWQFFAVSLIDALAGTALGLLASAFARTEFQAVQFMPAVVFPQFMLCGLLVPRDQLPTVLEKISDVLPLSYAVDAIKKVSAGSGSIGTDMLVLLAFLVVFLALAAVSMRRRTA from the coding sequence ATGAGCACCGCGACCCTGATCATCGCCCGCCGCGTCCTGCAGCAGATCCGCCGCGACCGCCGCACGCTCGCGCTCCTTGTCATCCTGCCCGCGACCCTCATGAGCCTGCTCGCGTGGATCTACTCGGACACGCAGATGTTCGACCGCATCGCGCCGTCTCTCTTCGCGCTCTTCCCGTTCACGGTTATGTTCCTGGTCACCTCGGTGGCCACGCTCCGCGAACGCACCTCCGGCACGCTGGAACGCACGCTGAGCATGCCGGTTCACCGCATCGACTTCATCGGCGGCTACTCGCTCGCCTTCGCCGTGCTGTCCATCGTGCAGACGATTGTCTCGGCCACGGTGGTGCTGTGGCTGCTCGGCCTCGCCATCGAGGGCTCGCTCTGGCAGTTCTTCGCGGTGTCGCTTATCGACGCCCTCGCGGGCACCGCCTTAGGGCTTCTCGCGTCCGCCTTCGCTCGCACGGAGTTCCAGGCGGTGCAGTTCATGCCCGCGGTGGTCTTCCCGCAGTTCATGCTGTGCGGCCTGCTCGTCCCCCGCGACCAGCTACCCACCGTGCTGGAGAAGATCTCCGACGTGCTGCCGCTAAGCTACGCCGTCGACGCCATCAAGAAGGTGAGCGCGGGCAGCGGATCGATCGGCACCGACATGCTCGTGCTGCTGGCCTTCCTCGTGGTATTCCTGGCGCTGGCCGCGGTGTCGATGCGCCGCCGCACCGCGTAG